Proteins encoded together in one Canis aureus isolate CA01 chromosome 21, VMU_Caureus_v.1.0, whole genome shotgun sequence window:
- the SLC29A2 gene encoding equilibrative nucleoside transporter 2 isoform X4 yields the protein MARGDAPQDSYHLVGISFFILGLGTLLPWNFFITAIPYFQGRLAGANTTTGALDTNHTGLADTFNFNNWVTLLSQLPLLLFTLLNSLLYQCIPEMVRILGSLLVILLLFALTAALVKVDMSPGPFFSITMASVWFINSFCAVLQGSLFGQLGTMPSTYSTLFLSGQGLAGIFAALAMLMSMASGVDAQTSALGYFITPCVGIFMSIVCYLSLPHLEFARYYLAKKPSQAQGQELETKAELLQSDEKNGIPNSPQKVALTLDLDAEKDPELEPEEPQKPEKPSVFIVFQKIWLTALCLVLVFTVTLSVFPAITAMVTSSTSPGKWSRFFNPICCFLLFNIMDWVGRSLTSYFLWDAYFITFMLLFAVSNGYLMSLTMCLAPRQVLPHEREVAGTLMTFFLALGLSCGAAFSFLFKALL from the exons ATGGCGCGAGGAGACGCCCCACAGGACAG CTACCACCTGGTCGGGATCAGCTTCTTTATCCTGGGCCTGGGCACTCTCCTTCCCTGGAACTTCTTCATTACGGCCATCCCG TACTTTCAGGGGCGGCTGGCAGGGGCCAATACCACCACCGGGGCCCTGGACACCAACCACACAGGCCTCGCAGACACCTTCAACTTCAACAACTGGGTGACACTACTGTCCcagctgcctctgctgctcttcaCACTCCTCAACTCCTTACTGTACCAGTG CATCCCTGAGATGGTGCGGATTCTGGGCAGCCTGCTGGTCATCCTGCTGCTCTTTGCCCTGACGGCGGCGTTGGTCAAGGTGGATATGAGCCCTGGGCCTTTCTTCTCCATCACCATGGCCTCTGTCTGGTTCATCAACT CCTTCTGTGCAGTTCTGCAGGGCAGTCTCTTCGGGCAGCTGGGCACCATGCCTTCCACCTACAGCACCCTCTTCCTCAGTGGCCAGGGCCTGGCTGGGATCTTCGCTGCTCTTGCCATGCTCATGTCCATGGCCA GTGGCGTGGATGCCCAGACCTCCGCCCTGGGGTACTTCATCACACCCTGCGTGGGCATCTTCATGTCCATCGTGTGTTACCTGAGCCTGCCCCACCTG GAGTTTGCCCGCTACTACCTAGCCAAGAAACCATCGCAGGCGCAAGGTCAGGAGCTGGAGACCAAAGCTGAGCTCCTCCAGTCTG ATGAGAAGAATGGTATTCCCAACAGCCCCCAGAAGGTAGCCCTGACTCTGGATCTTGATGCTGAGAAGGACCCAGAGCTGGAGCCAGAGGAGCCCCAGAAGCCAGAAAAACCTTCAGTTTTCATTGTCTTCCAAAAG ATCTGGCTGACGGCGCTGTGCCTCGTGCTGGTCTTCACAGTCACTCTGTCCGTGTTTCCTGCAATCACGGCCATGGTGACCAGCTCCACCAGTCCCGGGAAGTGGA GTCGGTTCTTCAACCCCATCTGCTGCTTCCTTCTCTTCAACATCATGGACTGGGTGGGACGGAGCCTGACCTCCTACTTCCTGTGG GATGCCTACTTCATCACTTTCATGCTGCTTTTTGCTGTTTCCAACGGCTACCTGATGTCCCTTACCATGTGCCTGGCGCCCAG GCAAGTGCTGCCACATGAGAGGGAGGTGGCTGGCACCCTCATGACCTTCTTCTTGGCTCTGGGACTCTCCTGTGGAGctgctttctccttcctcttcaagGCGCTGCTCTGA
- the SLC29A2 gene encoding equilibrative nucleoside transporter 2 isoform X5: MPTLLLLVSSIPEMVRILGSLLVILLLFALTAALVKVDMSPGPFFSITMASVWFINSFCAVLQGSLFGQLGTMPSTYSTLFLSGQGLAGIFAALAMLMSMASGVDAQTSALGYFITPCVGIFMSIVCYLSLPHLEFARYYLAKKPSQAQGQELETKAELLQSDEKNGIPNSPQKVALTLDLDAEKDPELEPEEPQKPEKPSVFIVFQKIWLTALCLVLVFTVTLSVFPAITAMVTSSTSPGKWSRFFNPICCFLLFNIMDWVGRSLTSYFLWGLPSPGCLPQPDEDSRLLPLLVCLRVLFVPLFMLCHVPERSRLPILFPQDAYFITFMLLFAVSNGYLMSLTMCLAPRQVLPHEREVAGTLMTFFLALGLSCGAAFSFLFKALL, from the exons ATGCCCACTCTGCTCCTACTTGTGAGCAGCATCCCTGAGATGGTGCGGATTCTGGGCAGCCTGCTGGTCATCCTGCTGCTCTTTGCCCTGACGGCGGCGTTGGTCAAGGTGGATATGAGCCCTGGGCCTTTCTTCTCCATCACCATGGCCTCTGTCTGGTTCATCAACT CCTTCTGTGCAGTTCTGCAGGGCAGTCTCTTCGGGCAGCTGGGCACCATGCCTTCCACCTACAGCACCCTCTTCCTCAGTGGCCAGGGCCTGGCTGGGATCTTCGCTGCTCTTGCCATGCTCATGTCCATGGCCA GTGGCGTGGATGCCCAGACCTCCGCCCTGGGGTACTTCATCACACCCTGCGTGGGCATCTTCATGTCCATCGTGTGTTACCTGAGCCTGCCCCACCTG GAGTTTGCCCGCTACTACCTAGCCAAGAAACCATCGCAGGCGCAAGGTCAGGAGCTGGAGACCAAAGCTGAGCTCCTCCAGTCTG ATGAGAAGAATGGTATTCCCAACAGCCCCCAGAAGGTAGCCCTGACTCTGGATCTTGATGCTGAGAAGGACCCAGAGCTGGAGCCAGAGGAGCCCCAGAAGCCAGAAAAACCTTCAGTTTTCATTGTCTTCCAAAAG ATCTGGCTGACGGCGCTGTGCCTCGTGCTGGTCTTCACAGTCACTCTGTCCGTGTTTCCTGCAATCACGGCCATGGTGACCAGCTCCACCAGTCCCGGGAAGTGGA GTCGGTTCTTCAACCCCATCTGCTGCTTCCTTCTCTTCAACATCATGGACTGGGTGGGACGGAGCCTGACCTCCTACTTCCTGTGG GGACTGCCCTCACCCGGGTGTCTGCCACAGCCAGATGAGGACAGCCGGCTACTGCCGCTGCTTGTCTGCCTGCGTGTCCTGTTCGTGCCGCTCTTCATGCTGTGCCACGTGCCCGAGAGGTCCCGGCTGCCCATCCTCTTCCCACAGGATGCCTACTTCATCACTTTCATGCTGCTTTTTGCTGTTTCCAACGGCTACCTGATGTCCCTTACCATGTGCCTGGCGCCCAG GCAAGTGCTGCCACATGAGAGGGAGGTGGCTGGCACCCTCATGACCTTCTTCTTGGCTCTGGGACTCTCCTGTGGAGctgctttctccttcctcttcaagGCGCTGCTCTGA
- the SLC29A2 gene encoding equilibrative nucleoside transporter 2 isoform X3, producing the protein MARGDAPQDSYHLVGISFFILGLGTLLPWNFFITAIPYFQGRLAGANTTTGALDTNHTGLADTFNFNNWVTLLSQLPLLLFTLLNSLLYQCIPEMVRILGSLLVILLLFALTAALVKVDMSPGPFFSITMASVWFINSFCAVLQGSLFGQLGTMPSTYSTLFLSGQGLAGIFAALAMLMSMASGVDAQTSALGYFITPCVGIFMSIVCYLSLPHLEFARYYLAKKPSQAQGQELETKAELLQSDEKNGIPNSPQKVALTLDLDAEKDPELEPEEPQKPEKPSVFIVFQKIWLTALCLVLVFTVTLSVFPAITAMVTSSTSPGKWSRFFNPICCFLLFNIMDWVGRSLTSYFLWPDEDSRLLPLLVCLRVLFVPLFMLCHVPERSRLPILFPQDAYFITFMLLFAVSNGYLMSLTMCLAPRQVLPHEREVAGTLMTFFLALGLSCGAAFSFLFKALL; encoded by the exons ATGGCGCGAGGAGACGCCCCACAGGACAG CTACCACCTGGTCGGGATCAGCTTCTTTATCCTGGGCCTGGGCACTCTCCTTCCCTGGAACTTCTTCATTACGGCCATCCCG TACTTTCAGGGGCGGCTGGCAGGGGCCAATACCACCACCGGGGCCCTGGACACCAACCACACAGGCCTCGCAGACACCTTCAACTTCAACAACTGGGTGACACTACTGTCCcagctgcctctgctgctcttcaCACTCCTCAACTCCTTACTGTACCAGTG CATCCCTGAGATGGTGCGGATTCTGGGCAGCCTGCTGGTCATCCTGCTGCTCTTTGCCCTGACGGCGGCGTTGGTCAAGGTGGATATGAGCCCTGGGCCTTTCTTCTCCATCACCATGGCCTCTGTCTGGTTCATCAACT CCTTCTGTGCAGTTCTGCAGGGCAGTCTCTTCGGGCAGCTGGGCACCATGCCTTCCACCTACAGCACCCTCTTCCTCAGTGGCCAGGGCCTGGCTGGGATCTTCGCTGCTCTTGCCATGCTCATGTCCATGGCCA GTGGCGTGGATGCCCAGACCTCCGCCCTGGGGTACTTCATCACACCCTGCGTGGGCATCTTCATGTCCATCGTGTGTTACCTGAGCCTGCCCCACCTG GAGTTTGCCCGCTACTACCTAGCCAAGAAACCATCGCAGGCGCAAGGTCAGGAGCTGGAGACCAAAGCTGAGCTCCTCCAGTCTG ATGAGAAGAATGGTATTCCCAACAGCCCCCAGAAGGTAGCCCTGACTCTGGATCTTGATGCTGAGAAGGACCCAGAGCTGGAGCCAGAGGAGCCCCAGAAGCCAGAAAAACCTTCAGTTTTCATTGTCTTCCAAAAG ATCTGGCTGACGGCGCTGTGCCTCGTGCTGGTCTTCACAGTCACTCTGTCCGTGTTTCCTGCAATCACGGCCATGGTGACCAGCTCCACCAGTCCCGGGAAGTGGA GTCGGTTCTTCAACCCCATCTGCTGCTTCCTTCTCTTCAACATCATGGACTGGGTGGGACGGAGCCTGACCTCCTACTTCCTGTGG CCAGATGAGGACAGCCGGCTACTGCCGCTGCTTGTCTGCCTGCGTGTCCTGTTCGTGCCGCTCTTCATGCTGTGCCACGTGCCCGAGAGGTCCCGGCTGCCCATCCTCTTCCCACAGGATGCCTACTTCATCACTTTCATGCTGCTTTTTGCTGTTTCCAACGGCTACCTGATGTCCCTTACCATGTGCCTGGCGCCCAG GCAAGTGCTGCCACATGAGAGGGAGGTGGCTGGCACCCTCATGACCTTCTTCTTGGCTCTGGGACTCTCCTGTGGAGctgctttctccttcctcttcaagGCGCTGCTCTGA
- the SLC29A2 gene encoding equilibrative nucleoside transporter 2 isoform X1, with protein MARGDAPQDSYHLVGISFFILGLGTLLPWNFFITAIPYFQGRLAGANTTTGALDTNHTGLADTFNFNNWVTLLSQLPLLLFTLLNSLLYQCIPEMVRILGSLLVILLLFALTAALVKVDMSPGPFFSITMASVWFINSFCAVLQGSLFGQLGTMPSTYSTLFLSGQGLAGIFAALAMLMSMASGVDAQTSALGYFITPCVGIFMSIVCYLSLPHLEFARYYLAKKPSQAQGQELETKAELLQSDEKNGIPNSPQKVALTLDLDAEKDPELEPEEPQKPEKPSVFIVFQKIWLTALCLVLVFTVTLSVFPAITAMVTSSTSPGKWSRFFNPICCFLLFNIMDWVGRSLTSYFLWGLPSPGCLPQPDEDSRLLPLLVCLRVLFVPLFMLCHVPERSRLPILFPQDAYFITFMLLFAVSNGYLMSLTMCLAPRQVLPHEREVAGTLMTFFLALGLSCGAAFSFLFKALL; from the exons ATGGCGCGAGGAGACGCCCCACAGGACAG CTACCACCTGGTCGGGATCAGCTTCTTTATCCTGGGCCTGGGCACTCTCCTTCCCTGGAACTTCTTCATTACGGCCATCCCG TACTTTCAGGGGCGGCTGGCAGGGGCCAATACCACCACCGGGGCCCTGGACACCAACCACACAGGCCTCGCAGACACCTTCAACTTCAACAACTGGGTGACACTACTGTCCcagctgcctctgctgctcttcaCACTCCTCAACTCCTTACTGTACCAGTG CATCCCTGAGATGGTGCGGATTCTGGGCAGCCTGCTGGTCATCCTGCTGCTCTTTGCCCTGACGGCGGCGTTGGTCAAGGTGGATATGAGCCCTGGGCCTTTCTTCTCCATCACCATGGCCTCTGTCTGGTTCATCAACT CCTTCTGTGCAGTTCTGCAGGGCAGTCTCTTCGGGCAGCTGGGCACCATGCCTTCCACCTACAGCACCCTCTTCCTCAGTGGCCAGGGCCTGGCTGGGATCTTCGCTGCTCTTGCCATGCTCATGTCCATGGCCA GTGGCGTGGATGCCCAGACCTCCGCCCTGGGGTACTTCATCACACCCTGCGTGGGCATCTTCATGTCCATCGTGTGTTACCTGAGCCTGCCCCACCTG GAGTTTGCCCGCTACTACCTAGCCAAGAAACCATCGCAGGCGCAAGGTCAGGAGCTGGAGACCAAAGCTGAGCTCCTCCAGTCTG ATGAGAAGAATGGTATTCCCAACAGCCCCCAGAAGGTAGCCCTGACTCTGGATCTTGATGCTGAGAAGGACCCAGAGCTGGAGCCAGAGGAGCCCCAGAAGCCAGAAAAACCTTCAGTTTTCATTGTCTTCCAAAAG ATCTGGCTGACGGCGCTGTGCCTCGTGCTGGTCTTCACAGTCACTCTGTCCGTGTTTCCTGCAATCACGGCCATGGTGACCAGCTCCACCAGTCCCGGGAAGTGGA GTCGGTTCTTCAACCCCATCTGCTGCTTCCTTCTCTTCAACATCATGGACTGGGTGGGACGGAGCCTGACCTCCTACTTCCTGTGG GGACTGCCCTCACCCGGGTGTCTGCCACAGCCAGATGAGGACAGCCGGCTACTGCCGCTGCTTGTCTGCCTGCGTGTCCTGTTCGTGCCGCTCTTCATGCTGTGCCACGTGCCCGAGAGGTCCCGGCTGCCCATCCTCTTCCCACAGGATGCCTACTTCATCACTTTCATGCTGCTTTTTGCTGTTTCCAACGGCTACCTGATGTCCCTTACCATGTGCCTGGCGCCCAG GCAAGTGCTGCCACATGAGAGGGAGGTGGCTGGCACCCTCATGACCTTCTTCTTGGCTCTGGGACTCTCCTGTGGAGctgctttctccttcctcttcaagGCGCTGCTCTGA
- the SLC29A2 gene encoding equilibrative nucleoside transporter 2 isoform X2, giving the protein MARGDAPQDSYHLVGISFFILGLGTLLPWNFFITAIPGRLAGANTTTGALDTNHTGLADTFNFNNWVTLLSQLPLLLFTLLNSLLYQCIPEMVRILGSLLVILLLFALTAALVKVDMSPGPFFSITMASVWFINSFCAVLQGSLFGQLGTMPSTYSTLFLSGQGLAGIFAALAMLMSMASGVDAQTSALGYFITPCVGIFMSIVCYLSLPHLEFARYYLAKKPSQAQGQELETKAELLQSDEKNGIPNSPQKVALTLDLDAEKDPELEPEEPQKPEKPSVFIVFQKIWLTALCLVLVFTVTLSVFPAITAMVTSSTSPGKWSRFFNPICCFLLFNIMDWVGRSLTSYFLWGLPSPGCLPQPDEDSRLLPLLVCLRVLFVPLFMLCHVPERSRLPILFPQDAYFITFMLLFAVSNGYLMSLTMCLAPRQVLPHEREVAGTLMTFFLALGLSCGAAFSFLFKALL; this is encoded by the exons ATGGCGCGAGGAGACGCCCCACAGGACAG CTACCACCTGGTCGGGATCAGCTTCTTTATCCTGGGCCTGGGCACTCTCCTTCCCTGGAACTTCTTCATTACGGCCATCCCG GGGCGGCTGGCAGGGGCCAATACCACCACCGGGGCCCTGGACACCAACCACACAGGCCTCGCAGACACCTTCAACTTCAACAACTGGGTGACACTACTGTCCcagctgcctctgctgctcttcaCACTCCTCAACTCCTTACTGTACCAGTG CATCCCTGAGATGGTGCGGATTCTGGGCAGCCTGCTGGTCATCCTGCTGCTCTTTGCCCTGACGGCGGCGTTGGTCAAGGTGGATATGAGCCCTGGGCCTTTCTTCTCCATCACCATGGCCTCTGTCTGGTTCATCAACT CCTTCTGTGCAGTTCTGCAGGGCAGTCTCTTCGGGCAGCTGGGCACCATGCCTTCCACCTACAGCACCCTCTTCCTCAGTGGCCAGGGCCTGGCTGGGATCTTCGCTGCTCTTGCCATGCTCATGTCCATGGCCA GTGGCGTGGATGCCCAGACCTCCGCCCTGGGGTACTTCATCACACCCTGCGTGGGCATCTTCATGTCCATCGTGTGTTACCTGAGCCTGCCCCACCTG GAGTTTGCCCGCTACTACCTAGCCAAGAAACCATCGCAGGCGCAAGGTCAGGAGCTGGAGACCAAAGCTGAGCTCCTCCAGTCTG ATGAGAAGAATGGTATTCCCAACAGCCCCCAGAAGGTAGCCCTGACTCTGGATCTTGATGCTGAGAAGGACCCAGAGCTGGAGCCAGAGGAGCCCCAGAAGCCAGAAAAACCTTCAGTTTTCATTGTCTTCCAAAAG ATCTGGCTGACGGCGCTGTGCCTCGTGCTGGTCTTCACAGTCACTCTGTCCGTGTTTCCTGCAATCACGGCCATGGTGACCAGCTCCACCAGTCCCGGGAAGTGGA GTCGGTTCTTCAACCCCATCTGCTGCTTCCTTCTCTTCAACATCATGGACTGGGTGGGACGGAGCCTGACCTCCTACTTCCTGTGG GGACTGCCCTCACCCGGGTGTCTGCCACAGCCAGATGAGGACAGCCGGCTACTGCCGCTGCTTGTCTGCCTGCGTGTCCTGTTCGTGCCGCTCTTCATGCTGTGCCACGTGCCCGAGAGGTCCCGGCTGCCCATCCTCTTCCCACAGGATGCCTACTTCATCACTTTCATGCTGCTTTTTGCTGTTTCCAACGGCTACCTGATGTCCCTTACCATGTGCCTGGCGCCCAG GCAAGTGCTGCCACATGAGAGGGAGGTGGCTGGCACCCTCATGACCTTCTTCTTGGCTCTGGGACTCTCCTGTGGAGctgctttctccttcctcttcaagGCGCTGCTCTGA